TGGCTCTTCCCATTTGGACCCTGTCTTGATACTTGATGGAATCTTCATGCCTGATTTATGTTTTCATATGAGTAAATCTTACTTCTGTATTCCCCGACCACAAGTAAATCGTCTTGCATTGctcataaaattgcataaactGCTGCCACCATTTATGCTTATGCCTAGAGCCATCTAGCTGTATGGATGAAACTAACATTGGTAAAAACTTGTAAAATCAGCATCTGCATGTTCAGATTCATTGATTGTCTTCATCCTTAATTCAGTTTTCATATATCTTGGAAGAGAAACTGCTTCTATTGCTTGCCATCTGTCCGAGCTTTATTAGCACTAGTCATATCTTGTCACCTACTATCATCGCCCTgaacatttttccttttttccatgTCAGAGCATACCTCAAGAAATCATCGACTCTTACGAGCTAGAAACCATTACTCTGGACTACAGACGAGAGTGCCAACATGACGACATAGTTGATTCTCTCACCAGTACTGAACCAACCGAGGACTCCGAAAGGTTACAGGAGCTCAAAGGAACAAACGGATCCGCATCTTCATCGCTGAAACAAGACCAGGAAGACTCTCATCAGTTTTTGCACTTGCTGAGGCTCTCAAGCGATGGGCTCGAGATAAACCGTGGCCGCACTGAGTGGAGGAAGAAACCCTCGAGATAAAGAAGTCTTTTTTATCCTGCCTCATTTATTggtatgatatatatattgtatctCTCTCACACGCTTTGTTTCTTGTTTTAATTGGATTTGGCGCCAAAAAGACGCATGTCATTTAGGTGATAAATCTGTGCTTATGCTATGAGTTTCTGCATCAAAGTTTAAATTACATAGAGTCCATTAAGTCTCTTTTGCTGTACTCCGACCAATCGGCTGTACAATTTTGAAGTCTATGATTGGGGTGTATTGTCTAGAACATGTAACAGAACGTGTCCATGGGACTTAATGATCAAAGCTTCAATTGTCATACATTTTCTTATTCCTTGTAATCAGGCTGAGTGGCTTTAGACTGCTTCGTTTTGGGACTCTCCTTGGTACTCTCCTGGCCTACTCCGGTAGTGTTTCCTTCGATACTTAAGCCTCATGGTAAAACTACTGTACCGTTTGCATGTCCAACAAAGGTTTGTTGAGGTTTCAAGAGGTTCTATCTCAAACGATGAAACGATTGATCATAAGCATCATGAGCTAGCAGCCACATTCAACATGTAAAGCGATACTATCCTAGTGTCACAAGATTCTTGTAATATTTCTAGACTTCATGCCTCCGACCCTATCTTCGAATGAACAAAAGACATCAACATCTGAAACGACCCGACAGGTTCTATAGCAATATACAAGGAACTCAAGCAGTGGCAACCAAGACGCACGTTCCCAGAGTAAATATAACTCAATCTCTCCTATCAGACAGTTCACTTTGAAACAGCACAATGACATCCTATATAGATTTGTTGTCCCAGCACGAACACTCCCTGCAGAAGTAACAAATATAACCATTAACCAGATACCAAAAGGATGCAGAAGATCCTGCTCATCAAGCATGTCAACTCAAGAAGAGAATTCCAACATCCCGTATCTCTGGTATTCAACATGAACAAAGGGACCAGTCAAGGGCCAAATTTTCATCTAGGACAGGAGCTGGCTCCTTAGTTGTTTCTCAAATTGAAAAACATGATGGTTATGACAACAAACTACGATTGAGTAGAAGGAACTCTCTATATTCCAATAAGAAGTTCCCACCATCAGAGCTTTCCAATGGAGAACAGCACTCAGTATCGTTGCTCTCTTAATGATATTAATGACCAGCCAGTTCGTTCTTCAAAAAATTAGAAGCGACGAGTTCTCATGCTTTGCGATATTTCTATacatagaaatagtatccagAATGATTGAACTGATGCCACCTCTCTGACGCAACGCACAGTAAGAATTTCAATAGGCAAATCTGCTATAGAACCAACCTCGATCAAGTGGTTGCTGGGAGAAAAACCCTGATGAGATCTTTTGTGGCAACTGGTTTCCTGCAAGTAGGACATTTACCCTGAGCCGCTATGGCAGCCCTGATGCATGATTTACAGAAGATATGACCGCATTTTGTCGTTGTGCCATCCACTAGTGTGCCCAGGCAGATAGGGCAACTGAAAGTCGGTCCCTTTGGAGCTGGTGAAGATGACTTTGCCGAGTCCTTCATCTGCAATATAGTAAGAGAACATTTACGCCAATCCTAAAGACAGGgttgaaatatttataaatccATTATGATAGCAACTTAGGTTCATCTAGTCACTATTTTTACTGAGTGATTAATCAAAATATGCCATTGCTCACACCATGAGGACCCACATGAAGACtcaaagaaaatggaaaaaaactACCAAGTAGCATATTTTGCATGAAGAAGTGCTATAACTACCTTGGAGTTGCTACTGGTTTCTAAATTTATACAAAGATCAGAGTTTGTTACAGATTGATTCGATGCAACTCTTCTGCGCCTGCTGCGATGATTATGCCCTGACCTTGCAGTACTTCTTTCTTCTGCAGCAactaaagagagagagagtgagggagAGCAGAAGAAAACATCTGTCATATGAAAGAGGAGAAAAACAATGACCAACTTAGTTTGACAAGACATGAATGATGAAACGGTAAATGTACTTAAATTGCAACATGATAAAAGACGGCCTGCATCTCTAGCGACTAAAATGACTAGTAAAGTTCGTAGAAATATTGGATagtattgaaattaaaaaaagaaaaagaagaggaatcGGATCGTAGTTC
Above is a window of Punica granatum isolate Tunisia-2019 chromosome 7, ASM765513v2, whole genome shotgun sequence DNA encoding:
- the LOC116212668 gene encoding uncharacterized ATP-dependent helicase IRC20-like, with the translated sequence MSSQAARTRPVRVCRRRRMGLDLDLNSLPNEVPEVQGTQDPPQGRANQHRQPQPPVPIDVDAIDDDVLLSSPRAFAEARSKARRNRGRPAVVDVESDVFFCSPSLSLSLVAAEERSTARSGHNHRSRRRRVASNQSVTNSDLCINLETSSNSKMKDSAKSSSPAPKGPTFSCPICLGTLVDGTTTKCGHIFCKSCIRAAIAAQGKCPTCRKPVATKDLIRVFLPATT